One Periophthalmus magnuspinnatus isolate fPerMag1 chromosome 8, fPerMag1.2.pri, whole genome shotgun sequence genomic window carries:
- the si:dkey-68o6.6 gene encoding uncharacterized protein si:dkey-68o6.6, whose translation MPEEIMRMRKRVPSTGRENGRGESKRWASPRKRQRTDYTSMDWNEDSESNSEEDEETSEEVLPSWPYWDVTCGTKKGILHVQYLERGQKDCIMSGGRWFSPSGFEEFGGKRSHKKWKNSIIYKSQPLNFWIDRGYLKPQIKRHTFTASERSKHKESHCEESDDKRDHEEEVGSDEAPSEEQTDVLNGEKTNDTESTVSKRKPLLILPRLEGVVHLLLNDVVLSPNGSRCTATEKQSDDETVNSSDDDDDDDDDAPGPETSSRCSGTEHEQHEEVEDTHIENTVMSKDQGVGTSPQEVKIENNINSKEEIIKSMPRNVISQDSTQLSERTPQEDNPRTVSDEPGAKPQTSTEVNVLDLQQLKREKIKWQIKVLKLQEEYYSLQIQKLKQ comes from the exons ATGCCTGAGGAGATAATGCGGATGAGAAAGAGAGTGCCGTCAACTGGGAGGGAAAACGGCAGAGGAGAGTCCAAAAGATGGGCTAGTCCTCGGAAAAGACAAAGGACTGACTATACCTCTATGGATTGGAATGAAGACAGTGAGTCCAACagtgaggaggatgaggaaaCGTCTGAAGAAGTACTACCCA GCTGGCCTTACTGGGATGTGACCTGTGGAACCAAAAAGGGCATCTTGCATGTACAATATCTAGAAAGGG GTCAGAAGGACTGTATCATGTCTGGGGGCCGCTGGTTTTCTCCCAGTGGATTTGAGGAGTTTGGAGGCAAAAGGTCacataaaaaatggaaaaactcaATTATCTACAAGAGCCAACCACTGAATTTTTGGATTGAC CGAGGTTACCTTAAACCACAAATTAAAAGACACACGTTTACAGCCTCAGAG aggtCAAAACATAAAGAGAGTCACTGTGAAG AGTCTGATGACAAACGTGACCACGAGGAAGAAGTAGGATCAGATGAAGCGCCCTCGGAAGAACAAACAGATGTTCTAAATGGGGAAA AAACAAATGACACTGAGAGCACTGTGTCAAAGAGGAAACCTTTGTTAATTCTTCCCAGACTAGAA GGTGTTGTTCATCTGCTGTTAAATGATGTAGTGCTGTCGCCAAACG GCAGCAGATGTACGGCAACTGAAAAGCAGAGTGATGATGAAACCGTTAATTCGagcgacgacgacgacgacgacgacgacgacgctCCCGGACCGGAGACTTCATCGCGCTGCAGTGGCACTGAACATGAGCAGCACGAGGAGGTGGAAGACACGCACATAGAAAATACTGTCATGTCCAAGGATCAAGGGGTTGGCACGTCACCACAAgaagtaaaaatagaaaataatattaACAGTAAAGAGGAAATCATCAAGTCTATGCCACGAAATGTGATCAGCCAAGATTCTACACAACTCAGTGAAAG GACTCCTCAGGAAGACAACCCCAGAACTGTTTCAGATGAGCCTGGAGCAAAACCACAAACAAGCACCGAAGTGAATGTCCTGGACCTTCAACAactgaagagagaaaaaataaaatggcagATAAAAGTCTTGAAGTTGCAGGAGGAGTATTACTCGCTACAGATACAAAAGTTAAAACAGTGA
- the ccdc97 gene encoding coiled-coil domain-containing protein 97, translated as MKIKMWGEILEPPKPKEKKEKTRLNTLETPVEQPQTAKESATEPPAPVPRSSCADTGHHQLQQENQCVRAMVEVIAQSGSHVKSQQIGEAELTLDQRREELLQQYKSRPLVFLEKYHNSLKPEHLAAFAHVSSDPRTQHYSKVIERRATGCTNKTRVKNHRYAALRSLQKEGGYFSEEQMRRREPLLYEQYIGQYLTDEEVLERSQEVWQEGTSEGSGGLAHLLLNTYQERLLQNRLQEEQEREDGAQEEEEEEEEEDDVRGREKEWEPSAEEKAQLREEFISQMHQRFLDGKDEDFDYSEVDENPDYDNLDIVSRDAEEKYFDEDDDEEEDDENMIE; from the exons atgaaaataaaaatgtggggCGAAATATTAGAGCCCCCTAAAcccaaagagaaaaaagagaaaacgcGTTTAAATACTTTAGAAACACCGGTAGAACAACCACAAACAGCTAAAGAATCTGCTACAGAGCCGCCCGCGCCTGTCCCCCGCTCCAGCTGCGCAGACACTGGACACCATCAGCTGCAGCAGGAG AATCAGTGTGTCAGAGCCATGGTGGAGGTTATAGCCCAAAGTGGAAGCCACGTGAAGAGCCAGCAGATAGGAGAGGCTGAGCTGACCCTGGATCAGCGCAGAGAAGAGCTGCTGCAGCAGTACAAGAGCAGACCACTGGTGTTTCTGGAGAAGTATCAT AACAGCTTGAAGCCCGAGCATCTGGCAGCTTTTGCCCACGTCAGCTCAGATCCAAGAACACAACACTACAGTAAAGTCATAGAGAGGCGAGCGACAGGATGCACCAACAAAACAAGAGTCAAAAATCACCGCTATGCCGCCCTCCGATCTTTGCAGAAAG AGGGGGGCTATTTCAGTGAAGAGCAGATGCGGAGaagagaaccactgctctatgAACAGTACATTGGCCAGTACCTAACTGATGAGGAG gtGCTGGAGCGCTCTCAAGAGGTTTGGCAGGAAGGTACGTCAGAAGGATCAGGGGGACtcgctcacctcctcctcaacaCCTACCAAGAGCGTCTGCTACAGAACAGactgcaggaggagcaggagagagaggatggagcacaggaggaggaggaggaggaagaggaagaagatg ATGTCCGAGGTCGGGAAAAGGAGTGGGAGCCCAGTGCAGAGGAGAAGGCTCAGCTTCGAGAGGAGTTCATCAGCCAAATGCACCAGCGTTTCCTCGACGGCAAAGACGAAGACTTTGACTACAG TGAAGTGGATGAAAACCCAGACTATGACAATTTGGACATTGTCAGTAGAGATGCTGAGGAGAAGTActttgatgaagatgatgatgaagaggaagatGATGAAAACATGATAGAATAA